A genomic stretch from Apis cerana isolate GH-2021 linkage group LG9, AcerK_1.0, whole genome shotgun sequence includes:
- the LOC107993148 gene encoding methionyl-tRNA formyltransferase, mitochondrial isoform X3: MYIILSTVYNTTQFLCSFKGINKIFLITFNSKVHNKSYSFYNKSHIISQNNSWKVLFFGTDEFAVESLKILYDKYESKELERLEIVTNYKIKENPVAKYAKQNKIIIHKWPVEINKSEFHIGIVVSFGHLIPSTIINAFPLGMLNVHGSLLPRWRGAAPIIHTLINGDLQTGVTIMKIMPKKFDIGEIVLQKQIDIDEHETMPKLYTKLAKLGASLLKETFENLLELLQFAKPQDETNITYAPKITSKISLVNWNKMSATNVYNLHRALLGLYNLTTSFQNVKIKLLDIQKIESKIIAKKLKEENAGVAIYSKKNNALIIKCKENSFVSVKKITVQDSFFY; this comes from the exons atgtatataattttaagtacaGTATATAATACAACACAATTTTTATGTTCAtttaaaggaataaataaaatatttcttataacttttaattcaaaagtacataataaatcttatagtttttataataaatcgcatataatatcacaaaataattcatggaaagtattattttttggcACAGATGAATTTGCAGttgaaagtttgaaaatcttatatgataaata tgaaTCTAAAGAGCTAGAACGACTAGaaattgttacaaattataaaataaaagaaaatcctgttgcaaaatatgcaaaacaaaataaaattattatacataaatggccagtagaaattaataaatcagagTTTCACATTGGAATAGTTGTTTCATTTGGTCATTTAATTCCATCTACAATCATAAATGCATTTCCATT AGGTATGTTAAATGTACATGGTAGTTTATTACCAAGATGGAGAGGAGCAGCTCCAATTATTCATACATTAATTAATGGAGATTTACAAACAGGAGTTACAATAATGAAGATAATgccaaaaaa atttgaTATAGGAGAAATAGTATTACAAAAACAAATAGATATTGACGAACATGAAACAATgccaaaattatatacaaaattagcAAAGCTTGGAGCAAgtcttttaaaagaaacatttgaaaatttattggaattattacaatttgcaAAACCTCAAGATGAAACTAATATAACGTAtg CACCAAAAATAacatcaaaaatatctttagttaattggaataaaatgtCTGCCACAAATGTATATAACTTACATCGTGCTCTTCTgggtttatataatttaactacatcatttcaaaatgtaaaaataaaattgcttgatattcaaaaaattgaatcaaaaataatagcaaaaaaacttaaagaagaaaatgcag gtGTTGCaatatatagcaaaaaaaataatgcattaattataaaatgcaaagaaaatagttttgtttctgtaaaaaaaataactgttCAAG attctttcttttattga
- the LOC107993148 gene encoding methionyl-tRNA formyltransferase, mitochondrial isoform X2, whose amino-acid sequence MYIILSTVYNTTQFLCSFKGINKIFLITFNSKVHNKSYSFYNKSHIISQNNSWKVLFFGTDEFAVESLKILYDKYESKELERLEIVTNYKIKENPVAKYAKQNKIIIHKWPVEINKSEFHIGIVVSFGHLIPSTIINAFPLGMLNVHGSLLPRWRGAAPIIHTLINGDLQTGVTIMKIMPKKFDIGEIVLQKQIDIDEHETMPKLYTKLAKLGASLLKETFENLLELLQFAKPQDETNITYAPKITSKISLVNWNKMSATNVYNLHRALLGLYNLTTSFQNVKIKLLDIQKIESKIIAKKLKEENAGVAIYSKKNNALIIKCKENSFVSVKKITVQGDFLTGGSRQVKW is encoded by the exons atgtatataattttaagtacaGTATATAATACAACACAATTTTTATGTTCAtttaaaggaataaataaaatatttcttataacttttaattcaaaagtacataataaatcttatagtttttataataaatcgcatataatatcacaaaataattcatggaaagtattattttttggcACAGATGAATTTGCAGttgaaagtttgaaaatcttatatgataaata tgaaTCTAAAGAGCTAGAACGACTAGaaattgttacaaattataaaataaaagaaaatcctgttgcaaaatatgcaaaacaaaataaaattattatacataaatggccagtagaaattaataaatcagagTTTCACATTGGAATAGTTGTTTCATTTGGTCATTTAATTCCATCTACAATCATAAATGCATTTCCATT AGGTATGTTAAATGTACATGGTAGTTTATTACCAAGATGGAGAGGAGCAGCTCCAATTATTCATACATTAATTAATGGAGATTTACAAACAGGAGTTACAATAATGAAGATAATgccaaaaaa atttgaTATAGGAGAAATAGTATTACAAAAACAAATAGATATTGACGAACATGAAACAATgccaaaattatatacaaaattagcAAAGCTTGGAGCAAgtcttttaaaagaaacatttgaaaatttattggaattattacaatttgcaAAACCTCAAGATGAAACTAATATAACGTAtg CACCAAAAATAacatcaaaaatatctttagttaattggaataaaatgtCTGCCACAAATGTATATAACTTACATCGTGCTCTTCTgggtttatataatttaactacatcatttcaaaatgtaaaaataaaattgcttgatattcaaaaaattgaatcaaaaataatagcaaaaaaacttaaagaagaaaatgcag gtGTTGCaatatatagcaaaaaaaataatgcattaattataaaatgcaaagaaaatagttttgtttctgtaaaaaaaataactgttCAAG GTGATTTTTTAACTGGTGGATCAAGACAGGTGAAATGGTAG
- the LOC107993148 gene encoding methionyl-tRNA formyltransferase, mitochondrial isoform X1 — protein sequence MYIILSTVYNTTQFLCSFKGINKIFLITFNSKVHNKSYSFYNKSHIISQNNSWKVLFFGTDEFAVESLKILYDKYESKELERLEIVTNYKIKENPVAKYAKQNKIIIHKWPVEINKSEFHIGIVVSFGHLIPSTIINAFPLGMLNVHGSLLPRWRGAAPIIHTLINGDLQTGVTIMKIMPKKFDIGEIVLQKQIDIDEHETMPKLYTKLAKLGASLLKETFENLLELLQFAKPQDETNITYAPKITSKISLVNWNKMSATNVYNLHRALLGLYNLTTSFQNVKIKLLDIQKIESKIIAKKLKEENAGVAIYSKKNNALIIKCKENSFVSVKKITVQGKQTMSALDFYNGFMSGKNNTKIFFI from the exons atgtatataattttaagtacaGTATATAATACAACACAATTTTTATGTTCAtttaaaggaataaataaaatatttcttataacttttaattcaaaagtacataataaatcttatagtttttataataaatcgcatataatatcacaaaataattcatggaaagtattattttttggcACAGATGAATTTGCAGttgaaagtttgaaaatcttatatgataaata tgaaTCTAAAGAGCTAGAACGACTAGaaattgttacaaattataaaataaaagaaaatcctgttgcaaaatatgcaaaacaaaataaaattattatacataaatggccagtagaaattaataaatcagagTTTCACATTGGAATAGTTGTTTCATTTGGTCATTTAATTCCATCTACAATCATAAATGCATTTCCATT AGGTATGTTAAATGTACATGGTAGTTTATTACCAAGATGGAGAGGAGCAGCTCCAATTATTCATACATTAATTAATGGAGATTTACAAACAGGAGTTACAATAATGAAGATAATgccaaaaaa atttgaTATAGGAGAAATAGTATTACAAAAACAAATAGATATTGACGAACATGAAACAATgccaaaattatatacaaaattagcAAAGCTTGGAGCAAgtcttttaaaagaaacatttgaaaatttattggaattattacaatttgcaAAACCTCAAGATGAAACTAATATAACGTAtg CACCAAAAATAacatcaaaaatatctttagttaattggaataaaatgtCTGCCACAAATGTATATAACTTACATCGTGCTCTTCTgggtttatataatttaactacatcatttcaaaatgtaaaaataaaattgcttgatattcaaaaaattgaatcaaaaataatagcaaaaaaacttaaagaagaaaatgcag gtGTTGCaatatatagcaaaaaaaataatgcattaattataaaatgcaaagaaaatagttttgtttctgtaaaaaaaataactgttCAAGGTAAACAAACTATGAGTGctcttgatttttataatggtTTTATGtctggaaaaaataatacaaaaatattttttatataa